A genomic region of Papaver somniferum cultivar HN1 chromosome 7, ASM357369v1, whole genome shotgun sequence contains the following coding sequences:
- the LOC113293237 gene encoding PHD finger-like domain-containing protein 5B, with the protein MAKHHPDLIMCRKQPGIAIGRLCEKCDGKCVICDSYVRPCTLVRACDECNYGSFQGRCVICGGVGISDAYYCKECTQQEKDRDGCPKIVNLGSAKTDLFYERKKYGFKQR; encoded by the coding sequence ATGGCAAAGCATCATCCTGATTTGATTATGTGTAGGAAGCAGCCTGGGATTGCAATTGGTCGATTGTGTGAGAAGTGCGATGGGAAGTGTGTGATATGTGATTCATATGTGCGTCCTTGCACACTTGTTCGGGCTTGTGATGAATGCAATTATGGATCGTTCCAGGGTCGGTGTGTGATTTGTGGAGGTGTGGGTATCTCTGATGCCTACTACTGCAAAGAGTGTACTCAGCAGGAGAAGGACCGTGATGGCTGTCCAAAGATTGTTAATTTGGGAAGTGCTAAAACTGATCTCTTCTATGAGCGCAAGAAATATGGTTTTAAGCAAAGATAG